In Ahaetulla prasina isolate Xishuangbanna chromosome 5, ASM2864084v1, whole genome shotgun sequence, the following are encoded in one genomic region:
- the RFXAP gene encoding regulatory factor X-associated protein, protein MQPCGGDGEAVGAMLQPQVVQPAQAVSKAPSAQGGLMLFYELGPAGDAEADSEAGAGATGADGACSPAGGLEDLDDEDESGAQSGGGGGGGCKNCTYEGCHETTTQVAKQRKPWMCKRHRNKMYKDKYKRKKSDQALGSGGGGGGGGGGAGGGGNAPCSATAVVAAAAAAGAALSGNSGRIEDCTETSVSVSKQRTGNIGDRPAKPTLLEQVLNQKRLSLLRSPEVVQFLQKRQQLLSQQALEQRQQISGAPM, encoded by the exons ATGCAGCCCTGCGGCGGGGACGGAGAGGCGGTGGGCGCCATGCTGCAGCCTCAGGTGGTGCAGCCCGCGCAGGCTGTCTCCAAGGCGCCTTCCGCCCAAGGCGGCCTCATGCTCTTCTACGAGCTGGGGCCCGCGGGAGACGCCGAAGCGGACAGCGAAGCCGGCGCCGGAGCCACGGGCGCGGACGGGGCGTGTAGTCCTGCCGGCGGCCTGGAAGACCTGGACGACGAGGATGAGAGTGGCGCCCAGTcggggggaggcggcggcggcgggtgcAAAAACTGCACCTACGAGGGTTGCCACGAGACCACCACCCAAGTGGCGAAGCAGCGCAAGCCTTGGATGTGCAAGAGGCACCGCAACAAGATGTACAAGGATAAGTACAAGCGCAAGAAGAGCGACCAGGCCCTcggaagcggcggcggcggcggcggaggcggcggcggggcAGGCGGCGGTGGAAACGCCCCCTGCTCGGCTACCGCGgttgtggcggcggcggcggcggctggagCGGCCCTTTCGGGGAACAGTGGGCGTATCGAG GATTGCACTGAAACTTCCGTTTCTGTATCAAAGCAAAGAACAGGTAATATTGGAGATCGGCCTGCAAAACCTACACTTTTGGAACAGGTGCTAAATCAGAAAAGGCTG TCACTTCTGAGAAGTCCTGAAGTTGTACAATTTCTTCAAAAACGACAACAACTGCTAAGTCAACAAGCATTGGAACAAAGACAACAGATTTCAGGAGCACCAATGTAA